The following proteins are co-located in the Triticum aestivum cultivar Chinese Spring chromosome 1A, IWGSC CS RefSeq v2.1, whole genome shotgun sequence genome:
- the LOC123070955 gene encoding uncharacterized protein yields the protein MNPPPKTSTGTPPAHRADGRPAEVRLGHDKGDPGPTSPLLQKLFNVFAPSSRGSTRMHESSKEVGIKDDNDESCYSCEEKMRESVKEGGIRDENFDSCRFSEKFGLFKRILSMKLFHVEDLSSFGGDYFYHPPSSGWGHSWDEVSAAVRYELEISRIQREDQRSGMHHVLGMPRYIARQLYYQRRVLREAQVLKNRFADLKKAFLECEKSSTKGMSDFMEVLKDFTARNEQKLEEGLEAIKLATHEDLVSRQRTYDELASKLKSMDQKEISPFLSYIDNLVRTVEIPVNMRKRLSELRKELFTLQSLAIQLLVFVTSNKLPAPPSVTLLEEANAKYANLPLPVLVSSEVKAPRFYRSFGKDSKDLLYKHYCSDAPMTSKTIVNFDMRGRSSLSMLLSTDQQVMFKCNYADNLPKNLMATMLFGVPSSNSKVKLQYLFPYGGLNGSFNFGEESVLKVAFSGGYDRWYAGGKVKVNTCNAMKHYEFGVSYESATIKLITATF from the exons ATGAACCCGCCCCCCAAGACCTCGACCGGGACCCCCCCAGCGCACAG GGCTGATGGCCGTCCTGCTGAGGTCCGATTGGGCCATGACAAGGGGGATCCCGGCCCCACGAGTCCCCTTCTGCAGAAGCTGTTCAATGTGTTTGCCCCATCGTCCCGTGGATCAACTAG GATGCATGAGTCCTCCAAGGAAGTTGGAATCAAGGATGACAATGATGAGTCTTGTTACAGCTGTGAGGAAAA GATGCGTGAGTCAGTAAAGGAAGGTGGAATCAGGGATGAAAATTTTGATTCTTGTAGATTTTCTGAGAA GTTTGGATTATTCAAGAGGATATTATCGATGAAGTTGTTTCACGTAGAAGACCTCTCATCGTTTGGTGGTGATTATTTTTATCATCCACCCAGCTCTGGTTGGGGCCACAG CTGGGATGAGGTCTCTGCTGCTGTGCGCTATGAGCTGGAGATATCTCGTATTCAGCGTGAGGACCAGCGTAGTGGCATGCATCACGTT CTGGGAATGCCCAGGTACATTGCTCGCCAGTTGTATTATCAGAGAAGAGTTTTACGTGAAGCACAGGTGTTGAAGAACCGTTTTGCTGATCTAAAGAAGGCTTTCCTAGAGTGTGAGAAGTCTTCAACCAAAGGGATGTCTGATTTCATGGAGGTCCTCAAAGACTTCACAGCAAGAAATGAGCAAAAATTGGAAGAAGGGCTTGAGGCCATCAAATTGGCAACACATGAAGACTTGGTCTCCAGGCAGCGTACTTATGATGAGTTAGCATCCAAGTTGAAGTCCATGGACCAGAAGGAAATCTCTCCATTTCTCAGCTATATAGACAATCTTGTCAGGACAGTTGAGATACCAGTCAACATGAGGAAGCGTCTGAGTGAGCTCCGCAAGGAGCTATTTACGCTCCAAAGTTTGGCTATTCAGCTACTGGTATTTGTCACTTCTAATAAGCTGCCGGCCCCACCCTCAGTTACTCTCCTGGAAGAAGCAAATGCTAAATATGCTAATCTCCCTCTCCCTGTTCTGGTGAGCTCTGAAGTTAAAGCTCCTCGTTTTTACAGATCGTTTGGCAAGGATTCGAAGG ATCTTCTCTATAAGCACTACTGCTCTGATGCTCCCATGACTTCGAAGACGATCGTCAATTTCGACATGAGGGGAAGGTCGTCCTTATCTATGCTGTTGTCTACTGACCAGCAG GTAATGTTCAAGTGCAACTATGCTGATAATTTGCCAAAAAATCTGATGGCTACGATGCTCTTTGGGGTGCCAAGCAGTAACTCCAAG GTCAAGCTTCAGTATTTATTCCCATATGGTGGTCTGAACGGTAGCTTCAATTTTGGTGAAGAAAGTGTGTTAAAGGTTGCATTTTCTGGTGGTTATGATCGGTGGTATGCTGGAGGCAAGGTTAAGGTGAATACTTGCAATGCTATGAAGCATTATGAATTTGGTGTTTCATACGAGTCTGCTACTATAAAGTT GATAACAGCGACATTTTGA